GCCACTTTACTTTCGCTTCCACATACAAAGATACAATAAGATTGATGTTCACCACGGCCTACCCGGCCCCTTAATTGATGCAGTTGTGCAAGGCCAAATCTCTCGGAATTTTCCACCATCATTACAGTGGCATTAGGCACATTAACCCCCACCTCCACCACCGTGGTAGATACCAGCACTTGAATTTCACCCTCTGCAAATCTTTCCATAATATCATTCTTTTCTTTGGGCTTCATCTTACCGTGAAGATATTCTACACAGATATCGGGGGACAGGGCCTCCTTTAACTGCTGGGTATAATCTATTACATTTTCAGCTTCTATCTGCTCATTTTCTTCTACCATGGGGCATATAACATAGGCCTGCCTTCCCAAGGCTACCTGTTTTTCTATAAAACGGTAAGCATTGGGTCTATAAGAGGTATTTACCACACAATTTTTTATAGGAAGCCTTCTTGCCGGTAACTGATTTATTATTGATATATCAAGATCTCCATATAGTATAATAGCCAAAGTTCTGGGAATTGGTGTAGCACTCATAACCAGTACATGAGGTTTCTTCCCCTTGGTCATTAATTCTTCCCTTTGCTTAACACCAAAGCGATGCTGCTCATCGGTAATTACCAAGCCTAACTTATCATATACTACCTTTTCCTGAATTAAGGCATGGGTACCTACTATAATATCCAACTTATGCTCTTTTATCAGTTCATAAGCTTCTCTTTTTTCTTTGGCTGTCATTGATCCGGTCAGCAAACCTACTGACACTCCAAAGTTCGAAAGCAAGTCATAAATTGATTTATAATGCTGTTTTGCCAGTACCTCCGTTGGAACCATAATACAGGCCTGATATCCGTTTTTAACTGCCATAAGCAGAGCAAGAACAGCAAGTATAGTCTTTCCGGAGCCCACATCTCCCTGTATAAGACGATTCATAGCAAAATTTGATGTCATATCCTTTTTAATTTCATCCCATGCAGATAGCTGAGCCTTAGTAAGCCTGTAGGGCAAGGTTTTAATCAGCTCTTCACATTCTAGCCTTTCTTCCATGGGGTAATCTGTAAGCTGATCTGACTTAGTCACTCGCATCCTTCTTATGGCAAGTGAATAGAGAAAAAACTCATCAAAAGCCAGCCGCTCCCTGGCTTTTTGCATACTAGTTTTATCTTTGGGAAAATGTATTTCCTTTAAGGCCTTTGTCCGATCCATCAAGGAATATTCTTTGCAAATTTTTCTGGGAATATAATCCTTGGCAAACTCCAGATTATTATGTACCTGCTCCATGGATTTTATAATAAGATTATTGGTAATTCCCTCTGTTAAGGGATAGATTGGCCGAAGTACCTTTAATAATTTAAAGTAATCATTCTTATTATAATAAATCTGAGGCTGTTCCA
This genomic interval from Herbinix luporum contains the following:
- the recG gene encoding ATP-dependent DNA helicase RecG, with translation MDYNDSIDKIKGVGEKTKKAFERIGIETVQDLLEHYPRGYEEFTMPIPISQVREGEMATIEASLTMSPRLKRVRHLQILNVRVRDNSGSLLITWFNMPFLMKKLGMGSRYLFRGKVKRGSSGLVMEQPQIYYNKNDYFKLLKVLRPIYPLTEGITNNLIIKSMEQVHNNLEFAKDYIPRKICKEYSLMDRTKALKEIHFPKDKTSMQKARERLAFDEFFLYSLAIRRMRVTKSDQLTDYPMEERLECEELIKTLPYRLTKAQLSAWDEIKKDMTSNFAMNRLIQGDVGSGKTILAVLALLMAVKNGYQACIMVPTEVLAKQHYKSIYDLLSNFGVSVGLLTGSMTAKEKREAYELIKEHKLDIIVGTHALIQEKVVYDKLGLVITDEQHRFGVKQREELMTKGKKPHVLVMSATPIPRTLAIILYGDLDISIINQLPARRLPIKNCVVNTSYRPNAYRFIEKQVALGRQAYVICPMVEENEQIEAENVIDYTQQLKEALSPDICVEYLHGKMKPKEKNDIMERFAEGEIQVLVSTTVVEVGVNVPNATVMMVENSERFGLAQLHQLRGRVGRGEHQSYCIFVCGSESKVAKERLEILNKSNDGFYIAEEDLKLRGPGDLFGVRQSGDLDFKIGNIYTDAAILKLAAEAAKSLSDEEVDKIFRENPYLEDKILYQRSSTL